Within Oribacterium sp. oral taxon 102, the genomic segment TGCCGCAAGCTCCGCCTGCTTCTCGAACATCGCCTTCGTCAGCTCATAAACCGTCTCCTCCGGCACCTGATTCCCGGCAATGAGCGTCGCCCGAACCGATACGGTCGTCGCATCCGCATCGACACCCTTGTAGGTTCCTGTCGGGATGGTCGTCTCCGTGTAGAAGCTGTATTTGTCCTGCAGCTTCGCGATATGATCGCTGTCGAGCTGTACGAGGCGGATCGCCTTTCCCGCCGCGAGATCCACCACCGCCGTGGTCGGCGTACCCGCCACCACGAAGGCGGCATCGATCTTCCCGTCCTTCAGGGAATCCGCGGAATCTCCGAAGGAGGCATTGACCACCTTGATATCATCGAAGCTCATATCGTATGCCTCGAGGATCTGCTTCGCATTGAATTCCACGCCGGAGCCGGCATCTCCGACGGAAACGGTCCTGCCCTTGAGATCGGCGACGGAAGCGATGCCGCTGTCACAGGTGATGATCTGCACCGTCTCGTCATAGAGTCCGGCGATCGCCGAGAAGCTCTCGTATTTTCCCTCCTCCGAGAAGAGATCCGTCCCGCTGTAGGCGTAGTACATTACATCGTTCTGCACGGTAGCGAGATCTGCCTCTCCGTCGTCCACGAGCTGAATATTCGCCTTCGAGGCGCCGGTTGAGGTCACTGTCAGCTGTGCTCTCTGCAGAACCGGATTCAGCACTGCCGCCATCACGCCGCCGACGGCATAGTAGGTGCCGGTGGTGCCGCCGGTACCGAGCACCAGCTCCGCCCCGCTGCCGGACACCGCAGCCGCTCCTGCCGCGCTTGCCCCCGCTGCACTCGTTCCTGCCGCAGCCGTTCCTGCTGTGCTGCAGCCCGTCAGGGAAAGCAGTGCTGCCGCCCCTGCAAGTACCGCTCCC encodes:
- a CDS encoding TAXI family TRAP transporter solute-binding subunit, which produces MRKGMRSWGAVLAGAAALLSLTGCSTAGTAAAGTSAAGASAAGAAAVSGSGAELVLGTGGTTGTYYAVGGVMAAVLNPVLQRAQLTVTSTGASKANIQLVDDGEADLATVQNDVMYYAYSGTDLFSEEGKYESFSAIAGLYDETVQIITCDSGIASVADLKGRTVSVGDAGSGVEFNAKQILEAYDMSFDDIKVVNASFGDSADSLKDGKIDAAFVVAGTPTTAVVDLAAGKAIRLVQLDSDHIAKLQDKYSFYTETTIPTGTYKGVDADATTVSVRATLIAGNQVPEETVYELTKAMFEKQAELAAGHAKLESLKLEDAAKGISVPFHAGAKKYYAEKGITVD